The window CCTACGAGATGGCCCTGCTGGTCAAGCGGGTCGGCGAGCACATGGCCGCCGAGCCGCGCACCGAAGCCGCCCCGCCGGGGAGATGAGCGGCCCGATGGCGGAGGAGGAGCCCGAGCTGGAACAGGACGCCCCGGCCGGGGACGAGTCCGGGGTCGACCTGTTCCAGCCGCGCACCCCGGTCGACGACCGGTGGTTCGACGACGAGGCCGGTCCGGTGGTGCGGCTGTACTCGATGACCCGGGGCCGTACCCGCCCGGTCGAGGATGGCCTGTTCGACCTGATCTCGCTGATCACCGTCGCCGAACCCGGGCCCCGGGCCGGGGCGGTGCCCGCGCTGGTGCTCGACCCGGAGCACCAGACCATCCTGACCTGGTGCCGCCGCGAGCCGCTGTCCGTCGCCGAGCTCGGCTCCTACACCGACCTGCCGGTCAGTGTGGTCCGTGTGCTGCTCGGCGACCTCTACGACGCCGAGCTGATCAGCGTCACCCGACCCGTTCCGCTCGCCGAGCTGCCGGACGAGCGCCTGCTGCGAGACGTGATCAATGGACTCCGTGCGCTCTGACCACCACGAGAACGCCGCCGCCGGTGCCACGGCCAACGACCCGCCCTGGCGGGGCGGTCCGGCGGTCGCGGTGAAGATCCTGGTCGCGGGCGGCTTCGGCGCGGGCAAGACCACGCTGGTCGGCTCGGTGAGTGAGATCCGCCCGCTGCGCACCGAGGAGGAGCTGAGCGAACTCGGCCGCCCGGTGGACGACACCGCGGGGGTGGAGGCCAAGCGGACCACCACCGTGGCGATGGACTTCGGCCGGATCGACCTGCGCGCCGGGCTGGCGCTCTACCTGTTCGGCACCCCGGGGCAGGACCGGTTCTGGTTCGTCTGGGACGAGCTGGCGCGCGGTGCGCTCGGTGCGGTGGTGCTCGCCGACACCCGCCGACTGGCGGACTGCTTCCCCTCGGTGGACTTCTTCGAGCAGCGCGGCATCCCCTTCGTGGTGGCCGTCAACTGCTTCGACGGCACCGAGCTGTTCGCCGCCGAGGAGGTCCGGGACGCGCTCGACCTGGACCCGGGGATCCCGGTGCTGCTCTGCGACGCCCGCCGGCGCGAGGACGGCAAGGACGTGCTGGTCGCCCTGGTCGAGCACGTCGGCGCACAGCGAAGGGGCGGCGCGGGCCGGTCCTGACCGGTGCTCTGCCGATCAGGCCCGGCGCAGAAGCCGGGGAGCCCGGGTGGTCGCAGGCGGCCGCCAGGAGCCGTCGTCTCATTCGGGCGTCCGTATGCCGGACGTCCGCCGGTCGGAAGGTTGCCTAGACCGGGTCCGGCGTGGAAGGCTCTGGACGAAGGCCGCCCGGCCCTGCGGTTCGGGATGCCTCGGAGCACACCGGAACGCCGCGGGAAGCCCGGCGGCGCACCACGACGCACCGCTCACGCGACCGCGTCCAGGACCATGGGGAGGGCAGTACCGTGACCGTCGACCACCGCCGCGCCGCGGCCGCGCCGGCCCCGGTCACGCCGGCCCTGACGATCCGCCGGTACATCGACCACGCGCTGATCTGCAGCGCCTGCTGTCGGTGACGGACCGGCCGACCTCCCGGTAGCCCGACGGACTTCGCGGCCCACCCGGTCGTGGAGCATGTCTCTGACGCTTCGTCAATCCGTAGGCCCAGCCGCACCGGACGCCGGTGTCCGGCCGTGCCGCCGTTTCCCATGCCCGCTCTCGCGGAGACCATCAGTGAACCTCGCCCGCCCCATCACCACCCCTGCTGCTGCCATGCCTGCCGGCGTGCCGGGAGCGTCGCACCGCGTGCGGTGCAACGGTCCGTTCACATGGTTGAATGGGCGCATGAGCAACGTCGTGGACAGCAGCCGAGGTCACCTCGACCTTGAGCCGTTCTGGCCGTCCCGGCAGCCGCACCTGTTCGACCAGACGTGTCCGGGCTCGCCCAGCGCGTCCCGGCCCGCCGTCCGCTGACCTCGGTTCAGCCCCCGGCAGTACACCCGGTCGACGCGCAGACGACTCCACCCCGTCCGTCACGCGCGAAATGAGCGGCACCATGTCTTCCTCCTCCACGGCCACCCTTCCCCTTCCCGCCGCGACCCCGCACCTGCGCGCGGTCCGCTCCGTCCCGTCGAGCGCCGAACGATGGCACGGCGCCACGATCCCGCCGCACCCCGCCGCCCCCCAGCACCAGTCGGGGCCGCACCACCAGGTCGGCCAGGCGCCGTCGCACTT of the Kitasatospora sp. NBC_01246 genome contains:
- a CDS encoding DUF742 domain-containing protein yields the protein MAEEEPELEQDAPAGDESGVDLFQPRTPVDDRWFDDEAGPVVRLYSMTRGRTRPVEDGLFDLISLITVAEPGPRAGAVPALVLDPEHQTILTWCRREPLSVAELGSYTDLPVSVVRVLLGDLYDAELISVTRPVPLAELPDERLLRDVINGLRAL
- a CDS encoding GTP-binding protein, which produces MKILVAGGFGAGKTTLVGSVSEIRPLRTEEELSELGRPVDDTAGVEAKRTTTVAMDFGRIDLRAGLALYLFGTPGQDRFWFVWDELARGALGAVVLADTRRLADCFPSVDFFEQRGIPFVVAVNCFDGTELFAAEEVRDALDLDPGIPVLLCDARRREDGKDVLVALVEHVGAQRRGGAGRS